The sequence AAATATTACGAGAGGATAAAAAAAGGACAataattgaagaagaaaagaacagCCATTACaactataagaaaacaataaggAGAAAACAGAACAATAAGTAATTGTAAGCAATATTTCCATCTTCAGCAAGTTGCCATGGTGCCCAAAGTGTAGGTTCTTTGTAGGCCTCAAGAGGGAGatgctcttcttcttcttttgaggATGAATGATGCTACCCTTCTTCATGATCAACACCAGCTAAATCTGAATCATCAACATTTAAACTTGGATCAGAATAGGTAAACTTCTGATATTCAGAATCATCATAATGTACATCCAGCGAACCACCTGAGTCAAATCCACAAAAGCATTTTCcaactgaaaataaatttactgaAGTCAGAAGCAGGGATTTTCAGGTGAGACAGAGTTCCTGAGGCCATCACTGCAGCAtttgaaaagaagagaaaggatCCTCCTGTTAAGAACTTCCTTCCTCGGTCTGTCTGTCAGTCTCACGGATGATCTGAATACAGAGCTTGCTTGCTTGGAGTTACCATCTGGGCCGAAGAGTGCTGCAAGCTTCTCAGTTTGGGAGGTGAGCTCAGAGCACTTTCTGCAATATCAGTCACCTTATCTGCTACTTGGACTGGTCTGGACAACATTTGCTTCATGAAGTCAGCCATGGATCACCAAAAATTTTGAATCCAATTTTGGAATCTAAACTAAAGAGACCCCTTCCCTTTCTTCAGAAAAAAGATTAAACGACAGGTGGCAAATATGGATAGGCTAGTCTTATATCACTTTTAATGTATTTggtcaattattattatttaaacatttatttaaaagacCATGCAATCTCTATAGGTTATTTTCCAGtatataattctttatatataatattattaataaaacacGTACACTTTATTTCAGcctaaaaatagaataatgaatattatattgaaaaaaaataaaacttaattaattactgaaaatatttaaaaaaatatacttagAACTAAAACACAcacttttaaattataaaagaccatatataataatttataaaatttataaaattccaCATCACAAagtatttttgtcaatttaattttagtattaaaggtaaaaaaaaaaaaagagagaatcaTGAGGTTGGTATtgtaactttttaatttatagttttaaattatttttaaatgtttgtaACAAACACTGCATGAAACTACGCCGTTTGAAGAATACATAATGGGAGAAAACTGACGCCCAGTTCCCACCGACCGCCCCCCCCCTCACACAAACCAcctcctcctccttcttccTCCTTCCTTCTCCCAACGCATCTATGGACCGTAACCCTAACACTGACCTTTATCACTTCTCTTTCTCCAGATCATCTATCAACTAGTAcaattattcaaaaaattgaAGTAATTGACACTCTTCTAAAGCCTCTCTTTGGGTGTTTGGATCTCACCATTTGCgtgattttgtgattttgaAACAATTTCGAGTCTCTCGCTTGCTAACAGGTATTATTCCGTTTaacattttacattttttcaAGATTTGCTGTAACATATCAACCAAAGCAGCACTTGATCATTTGATCCATTGCCATTTCACTTATTGATCGTCTATTAGTGCTAAATACAGACCCTTTTATCAATCTTGCAAAGAAATACTTAAGATTGGAATTTAGTACTGTTGAGTATTGAATTGGGTGtcattttctctaaaatttaaaCCTTTTCATATATTAGCAATACCATTAAAGGAAAATTTGAACTCTTTTCTGTACCAAACAAACACTTGGAATCCTATTCCAAGCATGGGATTTTCGAAGCTCGCCCACTTGGCCTAAGAGCATGCTTGATGGATAATAGAATTACGTAGTCCAATTCCGGTAGTTTCTATTGGTTGGGTTTCATGTAGTATTGGCTTGTTTTTTCattgtatttctttttgttggtACTCTATTTGATTGTTGATGTACCACATGCATAAACGAAGATTGAATTCTCAATGCAGGgcatttttcatttctatgTCTGTACATATACTGGAGAAAGCTACTTGCTTTAGCGGACTTGTCCTCATTGTATCAATGCCTGACTCACACCACACATATCCTGGTCCCAGTTTGCTCAACTCCATTTGCGGCCTGCTAATATAGGCATGCAGCTACTTTGCTGCAGCTTGGAAACACCTCCTCCTTGGTGCTGACATCATAGAGGTGTTTTGCTATTCATTTTGTGCTACTTTACAATGCACTGGAATTAACCGCTTTCAtgtattcattaattaattgttttggCAAAAATGGTGTTTGGTAGAGTAGCAGATATATTTAATGCTGCAATAGGTCGTTTGACAGCTGCTAAGTCTTCTTCTGCTCAGTATATATCAACTGGATCATCACCGCCTCCAGTTGAAACCATTGACCATGGCTTTAGTTTTGCAAATGCTGGCCGCAAGAATAATTTGAGACTTTCTTCGTCTCTTCAAGATTTCTCATCATATCGTCGACTTGATCTTGAAGGAGGTGGGTATAGCGTTGGAACTGATAGGAAGCCACCTTTGTTGCAGAGAGAAAATGCTGGCTCAAGTTTCTCAAAGGAGAAAGCATTGCCTGCTGGAAACCCATTTTTGCGGAGGAAGTGGGTGCGGTTTTTCATGATTCTTTTGTGCCTGTTACTGCTCGCTTTCTTAACTTATCTGATTACAATgtatattatttcatattgGTCTCAAGGAGTTTCCAAGTTCTATGTTGTTCTTGATTGTGGAAGTACTGGCACTCGAGCCTATGTATATCAGGCATCAATTGATCACAAGAAAGATGGTAATCTGCCCATTGTTCTTAAATCATTTACAGAGGGTCATTCTAGAAAGTCAAATGGACGGGCATATGACAGGATGGAAACTGAGCCTGGGCTTCACATGTTAGTACATAATATTTCTGGATTAAAGGCTGCTATAAATCCTCTTGTTCAGTGGGCTGAGAAGCAAATCCCTGAGCATGCACATAAGGCTACCTCTCTTTTCCTTTATGCTACAGCTGGGGTTCGCAGGCTGCCAACTACTGATTCAAATTGGCTTCTAGACAATGCATGGTCCATACTGAAGAGTTCACCTTTCCTGTGCCAGAGAAAATGGGTCAAGGTTATCAGTGGAATGGATGAAGCTTACTATGGATGGATATCGCTTAATTATCAAACAGGTGTATTGGGGAATAGTCCCAAGAAAGTAACATTCGGTGCACTTGACATGGGCGGGTCATCATTACAGGTTACATTTGAGAGCAAAGACCTTGGCCATAATGAGACTGACCTAAACCTTAGAATTGGAGCTGCTTATCATCATCTCACTGCCTATTCTCTTGCGGGCTACGGCTTAAATGACGCATTTGACAAGTCTGttgttcaaatttttaaagggCTCCCTACTACTGATCTAGTCAAAAAAGGGAACATAGAAATCAAGCACCCCTGTTTGCAATCCGGCTACAAGGAGCAATACATCTGTTCTCAGTGTGCTTCTGTTCTACAGAGTAGTGCCGGTCCTGTTGTTGTAGGAAGAAATTCAGGTAAGGGAGTCAAGCCAGGAGTCCCTGTGCAGCTTATTGGTGCTCCAAATTGGCAAGAATGCAGCGCACTGGCTAAAGTTGCTGTTAATTTGTCTGAGTGGTCTAATCAAAGTGCACCACTTGACTGTGATTTGCAACCTTGTGCTCTACCTGATATTTATCCCCGTCCTTATGGCCAGTTTTATGCCATGTCTGGCTTTTTTGTGGTTTATCGGTTTTTTAACCTGACTTCAGAAGCTTCACTTGATGATGTTTTGGAGAAGGGGCAAGAATACTGTCAAAAGACATGGGAAGCTGCAAAAAACAGTGTCCCTCCACAGCCTTTTATTGAACAATACTGCTTTAGGGCACCATACATAGTGTTACTGTTGAGAGAGGGTTTACACATCACAGATGACCACATCATTATTGGCTCTGGAAGTATTACTTGGACTCTTGGGGTTGCTCTCTTTCAAGCTGGGAAGGCATTTTCACCTAGGTTGAGGCTTCCTAGCTATGAAATACTCCAGATGAAGATACATCCAATAGTTCTTATTGTTGTTCTGGCTACATCACTGGTTTTGCTGATTTGCGCACTATCATGTCTTGGCAACTGGATGCAGAGATTTTTTCGAAGACCATATCTTCCGCTTTTCAGGCATAACAGTGCATCTGCTACATCAGTACTAAGTATCCCTTCTCCTTTCCGGTTCCAGCGTTGGAGTCCAATTAGTTCTGGTAGGCTCTACTGCAGTACTTTTGGTTGATATAgctttggttgttttcttcatttttaccCTTGCACGaactatttcttcttttatttaataaattatagcAGAGACTTGAAAACTGATGTCTTTgaaattctaaatattttgGATGAAGAATAGATTCTTGCCCCTTATTTTAAGGGgaacttatttaattttgatttaaatgtTCTCATTCTTTTATTAGGACTAGAGCATAGAGTTTACATGTTTGAAGTCGTAGCCAGTATAGTTTTATTACTAaggaaatttttaataaattgccTTTACATTGTATCTTTAAAGTGCCAACCAGACTGCAATGTTGATCCAGTTGTCCGCTAGGTATTTGGTGAGATACACATAGTGGAGAAGGTACTTTTAAGCATGACTTACTGAAAGAGGCTTGCAATACATTCACATCTCTTTGTTTAAATTATAGATAAACACATGCTTTCCAGGTAACTGCCCTTTGTTTGGATGTCTGAAAATTTGAGTGGTTCCCCAGACAAGCTTGTGATTGAACATAAAATATGCTGCAACTGACTGAATCAATTTCCAGGTTACGAGGCTCTTCTAACTTTTTTAGTGCAGTCTGTAGTTGGTGTCTGTAGGTTTCGTTAATGttcttttaaaactttttgtCCTTTGGGTAACATGGTCGAGATTATGAAAGGATTACCCTAGGTGGATATATTAAATCTTTCACCTTGTTTTATTTGTCATTGCTCTTAACTAAATGTGTGCTATTCCACCTGTGCTGTACTATCGTGTTGTTGATTAGTTTTGCCTTGTTCAGTATTTGAAGGAATTCTTAACTTTTTGAATTCAGGAGATGGAAGAGTAAAGATGCCACTGAGTCCAACAGTTGCTGGTGGCCAGCAAGGACCATTTGGCTTGGCACATGGTCTAAGTAGCAGTGGCATCCAGCTCATGGAATCATCCTTATACCCATCAACCAGTGGAGTATCACATAGTTATTCTTCAAGTAGCTTAGGGCAGATGATGGAGAATAATAGCATGGGTTCATTCTGGTCTCCTCACAGAAGTCAGATGCGTCTTCAAAGCAGGAGATCGCAATCTCGAGAAGACCTCAGTTCCTCTTTGGCTGAGGCA comes from Ricinus communis isolate WT05 ecotype wild-type chromosome 5, ASM1957865v1, whole genome shotgun sequence and encodes:
- the LOC8287927 gene encoding probable apyrase 7, coding for MVFGRVADIFNAAIGRLTAAKSSSAQYISTGSSPPPVETIDHGFSFANAGRKNNLRLSSSLQDFSSYRRLDLEGGGYSVGTDRKPPLLQRENAGSSFSKEKALPAGNPFLRRKWVRFFMILLCLLLLAFLTYLITMYIISYWSQGVSKFYVVLDCGSTGTRAYVYQASIDHKKDGNLPIVLKSFTEGHSRKSNGRAYDRMETEPGLHMLVHNISGLKAAINPLVQWAEKQIPEHAHKATSLFLYATAGVRRLPTTDSNWLLDNAWSILKSSPFLCQRKWVKVISGMDEAYYGWISLNYQTGVLGNSPKKVTFGALDMGGSSLQVTFESKDLGHNETDLNLRIGAAYHHLTAYSLAGYGLNDAFDKSVVQIFKGLPTTDLVKKGNIEIKHPCLQSGYKEQYICSQCASVLQSSAGPVVVGRNSGKGVKPGVPVQLIGAPNWQECSALAKVAVNLSEWSNQSAPLDCDLQPCALPDIYPRPYGQFYAMSGFFVVYRFFNLTSEASLDDVLEKGQEYCQKTWEAAKNSVPPQPFIEQYCFRAPYIVLLLREGLHITDDHIIIGSGSITWTLGVALFQAGKAFSPRLRLPSYEILQMKIHPIVLIVVLATSLVLLICALSCLGNWMQRFFRRPYLPLFRHNSASATSVLSIPSPFRFQRWSPISSGDGRVKMPLSPTVAGGQQGPFGLAHGLSSSGIQLMESSLYPSTSGVSHSYSSSSLGQMMENNSMGSFWSPHRSQMRLQSRRSQSREDLSSSLAEAHLVKV